The sequence CGAGCGCTGCAAGACGTGCAGCTAGCCTGCTGTCTGTCTTCGTCGATGCTCTTAGTGCCATTCGTTCGATGATGACAGGAACCGCGCAGACAGCGCGGGTGTGACATCACATCTCAATCCGACCGAGATTCTCTTGTCATGCACAAGCCGCGACAACAGACGTACTTTCCACGACAGCGATCCGTCGCACTTCGTCGCCGACTGAGCCGTCGAGTCATGCCCGCGGATCTGCTTCACTCAAATGGGTAGCTGAAGAACCGCTGTGGCGGGGCCCGCCGATAATTGACGCCGAGGTCTACAAGCGCTTTGTCGGTATGCCTGAAACGAACCGCCAAATCTCTACTTCGCAGTGCATTTGCTGAGCCGATGATATTTTGAGCTCTGCTGATCTGGTAGATGACATCCATGCAGAAGTGAGTCGCCGTGACTGATGCTGCCGAACGTGCCCAACAACTGGCACTGGGTTCGCGCCTGAAGACGATTTATCCCGAAGTCCCGGAATGGCCGACGCCGGACATGATCGCCCACGACCACTACCTCGCGTACATGAAGACCTCTCACGACGTGGGTGGCGAGCTGGATTATCCGCACCCCTACGAGAACAAAGAAGAAGAGCAGTGGGAACTGATGACCTACGTGCTCTGCGAGGTCCTCGGGTGGCGGGGTATCTGGGTCTCTGAGGAGCGTCGGAGGCTGGCCAATGTCGACGTCGGGCGCGCGATCTATCTGGGTCTTCCCTATTACGGTCGCTGGCTCTGGTCGGTCGGCCGGTTGTTGATGGAGAAGAAGCACATTTCCTGGGGTGAGCTGACCGATCGGCTCGCCGAGGTGCAGGAGCGCTACGCGGGCGGACTGAACGGCGGCTATCCGGAGGCGAAGCCGAAATCCGAAGGTGACGGGGCGGACGTCAACCGCAACAAGCACCACCTCGAAGCCGTCGGTATCGGTGATCCGCAATGCTTCGCCGGTCAGGCAGGCGTGGCGAAGTTCAAGGTCGGCGACAAGGTGAAGGTGCGAGAACTACCTGCGATGTTCTACACGAGGACCCCGGAGTACTGCCGCGGCGCCGAGGGGACGATCGCCGAGGTGACCTACGAAAGCCCGGCCCCCGAGGACGAGGCCTGGGACCGCGAAGACGCCAAATCGGAATGGTTTTACATCGTGCGGTTCAACCAGGCTGAGCTGTGGGACAACTACACCGGTCCCAAGAACGACACTCTGCAGACCGAGATCCCTGAGCGCTGGCTGGAAGCCGTCGGCTGAGAGTGCGCTTCAACCGCAGTCACGCTTGATCGAAAGGAATTTTGCCTCTATGTCCGACCACGGTCACGATCACTCGCGAACCGTCAAGCCGATGGTGGATGAGATCACCGATTTCGAGGTGCTCGAGATCGCCTTGCGCGAATTGTGCATCGAGAAGGGGCTTTTCACGGCCGAGGAACACCGACTGTTCACCGAGTATGCCGAGCACATCGGGCCGACTCCCGGTGCGCGTCTGGTCGCAAAGGCCTGGCTGGACGACGACTTCAAGGAGCTCGCGATCTCCGATGCCGTCGCCGCCGCCAAAGAGGTCGGCATCGACTGGCTCGAACCGACCGGCTTCGGCACCCCTAGCGACTTCGTGGCGTTCAAGATCCTCGCCGACACCCCGTCTGTGCACAACGTCATCGTGTGCGCGCTCTGCTCCTGCTACCCGCGTCCGATCCTGGGCAACTCACCGGAGTGGTACCGCACCCCGAACTACCGGCGCCGCATCGTGCGCTGGCCACGCCAGGTGCTCTCCGAGTTCGGGCTCCAATTGCCCGACGACGTGGAGGTGCGGGTGGAGGATTCCAACCAGAAACACCGCTTCATGGTCATGCCGATGCGTCCGAAGGGCACCGATGGGTGGAGCGAGGATCAGCTGACCGAAATCATCACTCGCGACTGCCTCATCGGGGTCGCACTGCCACGGCCGGCTGTCACGACGAACGTCACCCCCTTGGTCCGTGCGGCGATCCGGCCGATCGAAGAGTGACCGAGGTGGTCGACGAAACCCCGAGCGGCGGTGACGAATTCGCCGTTCTGACGGAGATCTCGAAGGTCGAGCAGACCTGGCCTGCGATGACGGCCAAATACGGTGTCGAAAACCCGTTGCCGCCGTGGAA is a genomic window of Mycobacterium sp. ITM-2016-00318 containing:
- a CDS encoding SH3-like domain-containing protein, which translates into the protein MTDAAERAQQLALGSRLKTIYPEVPEWPTPDMIAHDHYLAYMKTSHDVGGELDYPHPYENKEEEQWELMTYVLCEVLGWRGIWVSEERRRLANVDVGRAIYLGLPYYGRWLWSVGRLLMEKKHISWGELTDRLAEVQERYAGGLNGGYPEAKPKSEGDGADVNRNKHHLEAVGIGDPQCFAGQAGVAKFKVGDKVKVRELPAMFYTRTPEYCRGAEGTIAEVTYESPAPEDEAWDREDAKSEWFYIVRFNQAELWDNYTGPKNDTLQTEIPERWLEAVG
- the scnC gene encoding thiocyanate hydrolase subunit gamma — translated: MSDHGHDHSRTVKPMVDEITDFEVLEIALRELCIEKGLFTAEEHRLFTEYAEHIGPTPGARLVAKAWLDDDFKELAISDAVAAAKEVGIDWLEPTGFGTPSDFVAFKILADTPSVHNVIVCALCSCYPRPILGNSPEWYRTPNYRRRIVRWPRQVLSEFGLQLPDDVEVRVEDSNQKHRFMVMPMRPKGTDGWSEDQLTEIITRDCLIGVALPRPAVTTNVTPLVRAAIRPIEE